DNA from Desulfobotulus pelophilus:
GACCGTCTTTTTTTCATCTGTGATGCAGTATCCCATGCGGAAGGGGGCGTCGCGGCCGGAGTGGGCGAGACAACTTCTTCCTTGTCGGCGTTTTACCTTACTGACCTCCACTGTACCGGACTCTGAATTCAGGCAATGCAGGAGGTAGTGATGACGTGCTGGTACCTGTCATTATGAATAGTGCGATTCCGGGCTGTTCTATTTTTTTGTGCTTTGGCAGAGGAGTCATGCACTGCTGAAATATGTCAACGCCCGGTACGGCTTTCCTTTGATTCTTCCGGCAATCTAATGGGTACAGCCTCTATGGGATATCTGCTCCATCCCCCGGAAAGGCAAATTTCCAGACCTCTAGCAGCAATCTGAATCCGCCCGTGGCCTATCCTGAGCTTCCGTGTCCACGGGAAAGAATCGTATGTACCCCCTCCCGCTGCAGTTCTCTTTCAGCATGACACGGATTGGAGGCGTGAATGGTTCGATCATTCCGTCCGGAATAAATTCCATTTCAATATACACGTTGCCCGCCACGGAGAGTCCTTTCCGGATTTTGATTTTACTTTTGATAATAGCAATTATGTAGCTGCAGGTTAATGACGGGCGCTCTTCCTTGCCGATACCCTGCAGGGTAAGATCGGCCCCACTGATGGGGTTTACTTTGCTGCCATATGGTGTTGCGACCCAGATGGTGCTGTTCCCTCTGTATCCGTCCCATTAAAATACGAAAATACGATCCGTAACGGATACAGAAAAGCCCCTGCGCTGAAAGAATGCGGAGGTTTTTTTTATGGACTATGACAGGAATAAGCGTCAGATTTCTTTCTGAAAGCTTGCTATTCAGTTGTAAGGGGAGTAGGCTGTCAGAATAGTTTTGAACAAGATGAGTGGGCTTTGTGGACCGCATACTGTTATGTTGAGCCATGCAATCCTATGTGGGGCATCAAACCACCGGGTCTACGGCTTGCGAAATTCTCACGGAAAAAGGAGAAGCAACATGCTTGAGACCATTGCGATTGTTTTGATTGTTGTTTGGGTATTGGGTCTGGTCAGCTCTCAGACCATGGGTGGATTTATTCATGTCCTTTTGATTATCGCCG
Protein-coding regions in this window:
- a CDS encoding lmo0937 family membrane protein; translated protein: MLETIAIVLIVVWVLGLVSSQTMGGFIHVLLIIAVVVVLLRVIKGRRL